Proteins encoded in a region of the Aythya fuligula isolate bAytFul2 chromosome 13, bAytFul2.pri, whole genome shotgun sequence genome:
- the VMA21 gene encoding vacuolar ATPase assembly integral membrane protein VMA21: MERYDRAALGGLPAPELRNEGSLTSTLRTLLFFTALMITLPVGLYFSSKAYIFEGTLGMSNRDSYFYAAIVAVVTVHVVLALFVYVAWNEGTRQWREGKQD; encoded by the exons ATGGAGCGCTACGACAGGGCGGCGCTCGGCGGGCTGCCCGCGCCCGAGCTGAG aaatgaggGTTCATTAACATCAACTTTAAGAACACTTCTGTTCTTCACAGCTCTAATGATCACATTACCTGTTGGGCTGTATTTTTCATCAAAGGCTTATATATTTGAAG GTACCTTAGGAATGTCCAACAGAGACAGCTATTTTTATGCTGCCATAGTTGCTGTAGTTACTGTTCATGTGGTACTTGCTCTGTTTGTGTACGTAGCGTGGAACGAAGGTACTCGACAGTGGCGGGAAGGCAAAcaggactga